In Myxocyprinus asiaticus isolate MX2 ecotype Aquarium Trade chromosome 3, UBuf_Myxa_2, whole genome shotgun sequence, the following proteins share a genomic window:
- the LOC127420115 gene encoding aquaporin-3-like: MGRQKVMLDKIAQTLQIRNKLLRQGLAECLGTLILVMFGCGAVAQVVLSEGSHGLFLTVNLAFGFAATLGILVCGQVSGGHLNPAVTFALCLLGREKWRKFPVYFFFQTLGSFLGAAIIFAEYHDAMYDFAGDTNELLVEGEKATAGIFATYPSKHLTILNGFFDQVIGTTSLIVCILAIVDPYNNPIPQGLEAFTVGFSVLVIGLSMGFNSGYAVNPARDFGPRLFTAIAGWGGEVFTARECWFLVPIFAPFLGSIIGVILYQLMVGWHVEGEARDKRNKAMEESIKLNDVTSKDGSA; encoded by the exons ATGGGCAGGCAGAAGGTCATGCTGGATAAGATTGCACAGACTTTACAGATCCGCAACAAGCTACTGCGGCAGGGATTGGCTGAATGCTTAGGAACTCTCATCCTGGTG ATGTTTGGCTGTGGTGCAGTGGCCCAAGTTGTACTAAGTGAAGGATCTCATGGTCTCTTTCTCACCGTAAACCTTGCTTTTGGGTTTGCAGCTACCCTTGGAATCTTGGTTTGTGGCCAGGTGTCAG GGGGCCATTTAAATCCTGCAGTTACATTTGCTCTCTGCCTCTTGGGAAGAGAAAAATGGAGAAAGTTCCCTGTGTACTTTTTCTTCCAGACACTAGGATCCTTCTTGGGTGCAGCAATTATCTTTGCtgaataccatg atgcAATGTATGATTTTGCTGGAGACACAAATGAGTTGCTTGTAGAAGGAGAAAAAGCCACTGCTGGGATTTTTGCTACTTACCCAAGCAAGCATCTCACTATCTTAAATGGATTTTTTGACCAG GTGATAGGCACAACGTCTTTGATTGTCTGCATCCTGGCCATTGTGGACCCGTATAACAACCCGATCCCCCAAGGTCTTGAGGCATTCACTGTGGGGTTCAGTGTGCTGGTCATTGGCCTCTCCATGGGTTTCAATTCTGGTTATGCAGTCAACCCAGCAAGAGATTTTGGACCTCGCCTTTTCACCGCCATTGCAGGCTGGGGCGGGGAAGTCTTTAC TGCCAGGGAATGTTGGTTTTTGGTCCCCATCTTTGCCCCCTTCCTGGGATCCATAATTGGTGTGATTTTGTACCAGCTGATGGTAGGTTGGCATGTGGAGGGAGAAGCACGCGACAAGAGGAACAAAGCTATGGAAGAGTCTATCAAGCTCAATGACGTCACTAGCAAGGATGGATCTGCATGA
- the LOC127420106 gene encoding uncharacterized protein LOC127420106, with the protein MDGFWRGFCTLFLTTLVFEEVTGLRIRNEELRKCVQVNEVQVNSWLTLQECREDSVLQEWKWNPETRSLSNPHTGECLTAPQIQEHESVWLQACRSEEEDCEGQTWSCSKKSLLTLHGKGLHLSAQHNSSKVFLSKDRGKGSKWRTLANQTVCEDTDSIHHGQNVLQESQQTLSAGPRIITKIHYWHFWSNGLTAPKSTEVTQTKEASPEPQSSMEPGEPSVNFFTTDYGTGWKMTMLLLSTLALLLGLIILILNIYQNSRKETVVVLKSYTPTGEVSQPGSPVPSERAPLTQHPMKQAQSPSIQRGEILVEWKDGTVTPLFETYLTD; encoded by the exons ATGGATGGCTTTTGGAGAGGATTCTGCACTCTTTTTCTCACAACACTCGTTTTTGAag AAGTTACAGGGCTCAGGATCAGGAATGAAGAGCTGAGAAAATGTGTGCAGGTAAATGAAGTACAAGTCAACAGTTGGTTAACCCTCCAAGAGTGTAGAGAGGATTCAGTTCTACAAGAATGGAAGTGGAACCCCGAGACTCGCTCCCTCAGCAACCCACATACGGGAGAGTGTTTAACGGCACCCCAGATCCaggagcatgaaagtgtttggcTGCAAGCTTGCAGATCAGAAGAGGAAGATTGTGAGGGACAGACCTGGAGTTGCTCTAAAAAGAGTCTCCTGACATTACATGGCAAAGGTCTGCACCTGAGCGCACAGCACAATTCCTCCAAGGTCTTCCTTTCCAAAGACCGCGGGAAAGGCAGCAAGTGGAGGACATTGGCCAATCAAACGGTATGCGAGGATACGGACAGCATACATCATGGCCAGAATGTGTTACAAGAGTCTCAGCAGACACTTTCAGCTGGACCCCGAATCATCACTAAAATTCATTATTGGCATT TTTGGAGTAATGGCCTTACAGCCCCTAAGTCCACTGAGGTGACACAGACTAAAGAGGCATCACCTGAACCTCAAAGTAGCATGGAGCCTGGGGAACCTTCTGTGAATTTCTTTACTACAGATTACG GAACAGGATGGAAAATGACAATGTTGCTTTTGAGCACTTTGGCCCTGCTTCTTGGACTTATAATCCTGATCCTTAACATCTATCAGAACAG TAGGAAGGAGACTGTTGTGGTGCTGAAATCCTACACTCCAACTGGAGAGGTCAGTCAACCAGGGTCTCCGGTGCCTAGTGAGAGAGCTCCTCTTACCCAACACCCCATGAAACAGGCCCAGTCACCTTCCATTCAGCGAGGGGAAATCCTTGTTGAGTGGAAAGATGGAACAGTCACCCCACTGTTTGAAACTTACCTTACCGACTAA